In Rhodobacter sp. 24-YEA-8, the following are encoded in one genomic region:
- a CDS encoding NAD(P)(+) transhydrogenase (Re/Si-specific) subunit beta yields the protein MHLGFTTAAYVVAAVLFILSLGGLSNQESAKRAVWYGIVGMALAVVATLVGPGAGLWWLSALLIAAGGAAGYVVAQRVQMTEMPQLVAAMHSLVGLAAVFIGFNTHIEMASLGALLGAAQDPEALLNLAFGSEAGLQSLQDLATTPPSGFVATLIGKSAAEISILRVETFLGVFIGAVTFTGSVIAFGKLAGKVDGKAKKLPGGHVLNASAALISLVMLVVYLQTGSFWALAVMTVAALFIGYHLIMGIGGADMPVVVSMLNSYSGWAAAAIGFSLSNDLLIVVGALVGSSGAILSYIMCKAMNRSFISVILGGFGGTTGPAMEISGEQVAIDADGVASALNDADSVIIVPGYGMAVAQAQQSVSELTRKLRARGKNVRFAIHPVAGRLPGHMNVLLAEAKVPYDIVLEMDEINEDFPETDVVIVIGSNDIVNPAAQEDPNSPIAGMPVLEVWKARQVFVSKRGQGTGYSGIENPLFYKENTRMFYGDAKKSIDQLLPMLD from the coding sequence ATGCATCTAGGTTTCACCACCGCCGCCTATGTTGTCGCGGCTGTTCTTTTCATCCTCTCGCTTGGCGGGCTTTCGAACCAGGAAAGCGCGAAACGCGCGGTCTGGTATGGGATCGTTGGCATGGCGCTGGCGGTAGTCGCCACGCTGGTCGGCCCGGGCGCCGGTCTGTGGTGGCTTTCGGCGCTGCTGATCGCTGCCGGCGGTGCAGCGGGCTATGTGGTCGCACAGCGCGTCCAGATGACCGAAATGCCGCAGCTCGTGGCGGCGATGCACTCGCTTGTCGGTCTTGCGGCGGTGTTCATCGGCTTCAACACCCATATCGAAATGGCGAGCCTTGGCGCGCTCCTTGGGGCCGCCCAGGATCCCGAGGCTTTGCTGAACCTTGCCTTCGGCTCTGAGGCCGGCCTGCAATCCTTGCAGGATCTGGCGACAACCCCGCCTTCGGGTTTTGTGGCGACCCTGATCGGTAAATCTGCGGCCGAGATCTCTATCCTGCGGGTCGAGACTTTCCTTGGCGTCTTTATCGGCGCGGTGACCTTTACCGGATCGGTGATTGCCTTTGGCAAGCTCGCGGGCAAGGTCGATGGCAAGGCGAAGAAGCTGCCGGGCGGCCATGTTCTGAACGCATCTGCCGCGCTGATCTCGCTCGTGATGCTGGTGGTCTATCTGCAAACGGGCTCGTTCTGGGCGCTGGCAGTGATGACGGTTGCGGCTCTGTTCATCGGCTATCACCTGATCATGGGGATCGGCGGCGCGGATATGCCGGTCGTGGTGTCGATGCTGAACAGCTATTCCGGCTGGGCGGCGGCGGCGATCGGCTTCTCGCTGTCGAATGATCTGCTGATCGTGGTCGGCGCGCTGGTCGGCTCTTCGGGCGCGATCCTGAGCTATATCATGTGTAAGGCGATGAACCGCTCGTTCATCTCGGTGATCCTTGGCGGCTTCGGTGGCACCACCGGTCCAGCGATGGAGATCTCGGGCGAGCAGGTGGCGATTGATGCCGATGGCGTCGCCTCGGCGCTGAATGACGCGGATTCGGTGATCATCGTGCCGGGCTACGGCATGGCTGTGGCCCAGGCGCAGCAATCGGTGTCCGAGCTGACCCGCAAGCTGCGCGCCCGTGGCAAGAATGTGCGCTTTGCCATTCACCCGGTCGCGGGCCGTCTGCCCGGTCATATGAACGTGCTGCTGGCCGAGGCGAAGGTGCCTTATGACATCGTTCTGGAAATGGACGAGATCAATGAGGACTTCCCCGAGACCGATGTGGTCATCGTGATCGGCTCAAATGACATCGTGAACCCGGCGGCGCAGGAAGATCCGAACTCGCCCATCGCCGGCATGCCGGTGCTGGAAGTCTGGAAAGCGCGGCAGGTCTTTGTGTCGAAACGCGGCCAGGGCACCGGCTATTCCGGCATCGAGAACCCGCTCTTCTACAAAGAGAACACGCGGATGTTCTATGGCGATGCGAAAAAGTCGATCGACCAGCTGCTGCCGATGCTCGACTGA
- the lipB gene encoding lipoyl(octanoyl) transferase LipB — MTEWTHIPGLAPYAETLARMEARAGAIAAGTADEAVWLLEHPPLYTAGTSARPADLVQPDRFPVFAAGRGGQYTYHGPGQRVIYTMLDLKKRGGPNGGDVRCFVRALERWVIDTLAEFGVKGEIRPGRVGVWVTRPDRPPAPDGSPAEDKIAAIGIKIRRGVSFHGISINVEPDLSHFTGIVPCGIQDHGVTSLVDLGLPVSLNDLDAALMRHFEPAFTFACAPD; from the coding sequence GTGACCGAATGGACCCATATCCCTGGCCTTGCGCCCTATGCCGAGACACTTGCCCGGATGGAAGCACGTGCCGGTGCCATAGCCGCCGGCACGGCGGATGAGGCCGTCTGGCTGCTGGAGCATCCGCCGCTTTATACTGCCGGCACCTCGGCACGTCCGGCAGATCTGGTGCAACCCGACCGTTTCCCGGTCTTTGCCGCCGGGCGTGGCGGGCAATATACCTATCACGGGCCGGGCCAGCGGGTGATCTATACCATGCTCGATCTCAAGAAACGCGGCGGCCCGAATGGCGGCGATGTGCGCTGTTTCGTGCGTGCGCTGGAGCGTTGGGTGATCGACACGCTCGCGGAATTCGGGGTGAAGGGTGAGATCCGCCCCGGCCGCGTCGGCGTCTGGGTCACGCGCCCCGACCGCCCGCCTGCCCCTGATGGCAGCCCGGCAGAGGATAAGATCGCGGCCATCGGCATCAAGATCCGGAGGGGGGTCAGCTTTCACGGCATCTCGATCAATGTCGAGCCGGATCTGTCGCATTTCACCGGCATCGTGCCCTGCGGCATCCAGGACCACGGGGTGACGAGCCTTGTAGATCTGGGCCTGCCGGTCAGCCTGAACGACCTCGACGCGGCGCTGATGCGCCATTTCGAACCCGCTTTCACCTTTGCCTGTGCCCCCGACTGA
- a CDS encoding site-specific integrase has protein sequence MASFRKLPSGNYRAEVARQGRRLSKVFPTKTAAKEWAAREEYMILQEAEAPVDHGDFGDLLKRYAEEVSIKKRGERWETIRIAALCKDDLAKVRLAVLKASDFAEWRERRLKQVAPGSVIREMQLMSSALNVARKEWGTISSNPLSDVRKPPKPQPRDRLVTANEEVRLLHAAGQDLTLATARAYHAFRFALETGMRAGEIVGLTWDRVDIDRKVARLTHTKNGRARDVPLSSEAVRLIEALPKMAPVFGLDGTQLDALWRKIRDRAKAEGLTFHDSRHTAITRLSKKLDVLALARMVGHSDLRMLQVYYNETAEELAKRLD, from the coding sequence ATGGCCAGCTTCAGAAAACTCCCATCAGGTAACTACCGAGCCGAGGTCGCCCGCCAGGGGCGCCGTCTGTCTAAGGTTTTTCCAACAAAGACAGCTGCCAAAGAGTGGGCGGCGCGCGAAGAGTATATGATTCTGCAGGAGGCGGAAGCCCCGGTAGATCATGGGGATTTCGGGGACCTCCTGAAGCGCTACGCAGAAGAGGTGTCAATCAAGAAGCGTGGCGAGAGATGGGAGACGATCCGCATCGCTGCGCTTTGCAAAGATGACCTGGCCAAGGTGCGCTTGGCTGTTCTCAAAGCCTCTGACTTTGCGGAGTGGCGCGAACGCCGGTTGAAACAGGTGGCGCCTGGATCTGTTATCCGTGAAATGCAATTGATGTCGTCGGCTCTAAATGTTGCGCGGAAGGAATGGGGCACAATCTCCAGCAACCCGCTTTCGGATGTAAGGAAGCCGCCAAAGCCTCAGCCGCGCGACAGGCTGGTGACCGCGAATGAGGAGGTCCGCCTTCTTCATGCAGCAGGGCAAGACCTGACGCTGGCTACGGCGAGGGCATACCACGCCTTCCGCTTCGCGCTCGAGACTGGCATGCGAGCTGGCGAGATTGTCGGCTTGACCTGGGACAGGGTTGATATCGATCGCAAGGTCGCAAGGCTAACGCACACGAAGAATGGCCGGGCTCGCGATGTGCCGCTTTCGTCCGAAGCTGTCCGGCTAATTGAAGCATTGCCAAAGATGGCTCCGGTGTTCGGTCTCGATGGCACACAGCTTGATGCGCTTTGGAGGAAGATTCGGGATCGCGCCAAGGCTGAAGGGCTTACTTTCCACGACAGCCGGCATACGGCGATTACGCGCCTTTCGAAGAAGCTCGATGTGTTGGCGCTGGCCAGAATGGTAGGCCACTCGGATCTGCGGATGTTGCAGGTCTACTATAACGAAACGGCGGAGGAGTTGGCAAAGCGGCTCGATTAG
- a CDS encoding helix-turn-helix domain-containing protein: MNSQPSMMIAVDQAVMLKLLDEMAALRRAVERVNMTPKSEWITISECAELLGRTPKTIREWVREGKIESRRQGTVLMVKAA, encoded by the coding sequence GTGAACAGTCAGCCGAGCATGATGATCGCCGTGGATCAGGCAGTGATGTTAAAACTGCTGGATGAAATGGCAGCGCTGCGGCGCGCGGTCGAACGGGTGAACATGACGCCGAAATCGGAGTGGATCACCATCAGCGAATGCGCCGAGCTGCTAGGCAGAACACCCAAAACTATCCGGGAATGGGTGCGTGAGGGAAAAATCGAAAGCCGCAGGCAGGGTACGGTCCTGATGGTCAAAGCGGCCTAA
- a CDS encoding DUF5131 family protein, giving the protein MADRTSIEWTDATWNVLRGCSRVSQGCVNCYAEVMAARFSKPGQWGHGRAEMVQCQDGSVDHRWTGKVAFVEDALDLPLRWKKPRRIFVNSTSDLFHESVPDDWIDRVFAVMALCPRHTFQVLTKRPERAQAYLTNPNLQRDIEAAAGAWLGEDAECFVANWINGWSRPQEASSDSNPANGTVRRWPLPNVWIGTSVEDQKTADERIPKLLAAPAAVRFVSAEPLLGPVKIFNNDIGPDPDGLLLDWVIVGGESGPGARPMHPDWARDLRDQCVSAGTPFFFKQWGEWGPASIDAKKMPQISFAPYTPADQLAKHGKAKAGRTLDGRTWDQMPRAFA; this is encoded by the coding sequence ATGGCTGACCGCACCTCCATCGAATGGACAGATGCCACCTGGAACGTGCTGCGCGGATGCTCCCGCGTCTCGCAGGGCTGCGTCAATTGCTATGCCGAGGTGATGGCGGCGCGATTTTCAAAGCCCGGCCAATGGGGCCACGGGCGGGCCGAGATGGTGCAGTGCCAGGACGGCAGCGTTGACCACCGCTGGACCGGCAAGGTCGCATTCGTCGAGGATGCGCTCGACCTCCCCTTACGCTGGAAAAAGCCTCGTCGGATCTTCGTCAACTCCACGTCAGACCTCTTTCATGAATCGGTGCCGGATGACTGGATTGACCGGGTTTTCGCGGTGATGGCGCTCTGCCCGCGACACACGTTTCAGGTGCTGACGAAGCGCCCTGAGCGCGCACAGGCCTACCTTACGAATCCCAACCTGCAACGCGATATTGAGGCTGCTGCCGGCGCTTGGCTTGGGGAGGACGCTGAGTGCTTCGTCGCAAACTGGATCAACGGATGGTCCCGCCCCCAGGAAGCCTCGAGCGACAGTAACCCCGCAAACGGCACCGTTCGACGGTGGCCCTTGCCGAATGTATGGATCGGTACCAGCGTCGAGGATCAGAAGACCGCAGACGAGCGGATCCCGAAACTGCTGGCAGCGCCGGCAGCGGTCCGCTTCGTCTCGGCAGAGCCATTGCTGGGGCCGGTAAAGATTTTCAACAACGATATCGGACCTGACCCGGACGGACTCCTGTTGGATTGGGTGATTGTCGGCGGCGAGAGCGGCCCCGGCGCGCGCCCGATGCACCCGGACTGGGCGCGGGACTTACGCGACCAATGCGTCAGCGCCGGGACACCGTTCTTTTTCAAGCAGTGGGGCGAGTGGGGGCCAGCAAGCATCGACGCCAAAAAGATGCCGCAGATATCATTCGCGCCATACACACCCGCAGACCAACTCGCCAAGCACGGCAAAGCCAAAGCTGGCCGCACGCTTGATGGCCGCACATGGGATCAAATGCCGAGGGCGTTCGCATGA
- a CDS encoding DUF4326 domain-containing protein: MRDHTPSSRVQLSRAKGSRLPANTVRCDRSTLFGNPWVPGEPSGLRIPNGSLQGKMDWYPPIPMSEILTPERVVSLHADWLRTGIPFLPAGLSGTDVTRCIDALEELRTAVLERLPALRGQSFACWCKPGSPCHAVTLMEIANG; encoded by the coding sequence ATGCGTGATCATACCCCTTCCTCCCGCGTTCAGCTCTCGCGCGCCAAAGGCTCGCGCCTGCCGGCCAATACCGTGCGCTGCGACCGTTCCACCTTGTTTGGCAATCCATGGGTACCGGGCGAGCCCAGTGGCTTGCGCATCCCGAACGGATCACTGCAGGGGAAAATGGATTGGTATCCGCCGATCCCCATGAGCGAGATCCTGACGCCGGAACGCGTGGTCTCGCTTCACGCGGACTGGCTGCGCACCGGCATTCCGTTTTTGCCTGCCGGCCTGAGCGGGACCGACGTGACGCGCTGCATCGACGCCCTCGAAGAGCTGCGCACTGCAGTCCTTGAGCGCCTGCCCGCCCTGCGCGGCCAAAGCTTCGCCTGCTGGTGCAAGCCGGGATCGCCCTGCCACGCCGTGACGCTGATGGAGATCGCCAATGGCTGA